One genomic window of Mus caroli chromosome 12, CAROLI_EIJ_v1.1, whole genome shotgun sequence includes the following:
- the Tmem229b gene encoding transmembrane protein 229B, whose translation MASAEPLTALSRWYLYAIHGYFCEVMFTAAWEFVVNFNWKFPGVTSVWALFIYGTSILIVERMYLRLRGRCPLLVRCVIYTLWTYLWEFTTGFILRQFNACPWDYSQFDFDFMGLITLEYAVPWFCGALIMEQFIIRNTLRLRFDKDAEPGEPASPPALANGHVKTD comes from the coding sequence ATGGCTTCTGCCGAGCCCCTGACAGCGCTGTCCCGTTGGTACCTATATGCCATCCACGGCTACTTCTGCGAGGTGATGTTTACAGCGGCCTGGGAGTTTGTGGTGAATTTTAACTGGAAGTTTCCGGGGGTCACGAGCGTGTGGGCCCTCTTCATCTATGGCACCTCCATCCTGATCGTGGAGCGCATGTACCTGCGTCTGCGTGGCcgctgtcctcttctggtgcgctGTGTCATCTACACTCTCTGGACCTACCTGTGGGAATTCACCACCGGCTTTATCCTACGCCAGTTCAACGCCTGTCCCTGGGACTACTCCCAGTTCGACTTTGATTTCATGGGCCTCATTACCCTGGAGTATGCTGTGCCCTGGTTCTGCGGGGCCCTCATCATGGAGCAGTTTATTATCCGCAACACCCTCCGCCTGCGCTTTGACAAGGACGCAGAACCTGGGGAACCTGCCAGCCCACCAGCCCTGGCCAATGGCCACGTCAAGACCGACTGA